In Vespula vulgaris chromosome 10, iyVesVulg1.1, whole genome shotgun sequence, the following are encoded in one genomic region:
- the LOC127067228 gene encoding GATOR complex protein Iml1 isoform X9, with protein sequence MVYLFIQMSSEMWDFDIHGDLYFEKAVNGFLADLFQKWKKNGSNHEVTIVLFSRTFYNATRLEEFPSHMKECLQHDYRGRFYEDFYRVAVQNERYEDWSNVLVQLRKLFTDYQKIVLEYHQRPDVSMPKAVNSTAAQGNFLEVLNMSLNVFEKHYLDRSFDRTGQLSVVITPGVGVFEVDRELTNVTKQRVIDNGVNSDLVCVGEQPLHAVPLLKFHNKDTSINAPDDYSMPHWINLSFYSTNKKIPYSTFIPRIKLPQKVSKHSMDNGRLNCKTKLLQEDPRECLHNSLFDYDAYDAQVFQLPHVHTSSSLQRVTTRTKKTSVACIETHNNAHILKLLKRKMSDPDIHHPPPETHALIPAAARSAAITIPHRTENVENNDSNEEANVSRTSIKSDITDSEISPPFRPVVGSAGSPTNSISQPTNIVRPSRALINPFDPSHVTIKLTSNRRRWSHIFPKGPTGVLIQQHHYQAIPTQSHPEPQSDTTSTLSGSPMEQITTISNPHHISRSASQIGFQDHTKGKFQRINLIGGDRVSNTNSSGTNKSLTLLWGATGEQEWTPALTTGVDWKSLTIPACLPITTDYFPDKRSLQNDYVVSDYNLLPDDVNADFAQQRAVYKKPLTTAEVFKELVSQRLAQGFQLILLPPINKNQSNTPGSGTSAPISSVMRGRQTESEPKEEYLLSIGRIFHKISLYGNSITVTRYRPRHPYPPFNIHYRYRFHAPHHDTYEVSWVSFTTEKLENYNWNYLDHYICTRGHTDFALVETLKYWRFRVFLLPMNNFATRKILEGSSKCDIYTPASAAEQASLMDGFLRFIEGWLNKIRRPHPNKNWHAMFQSPTVLNGVPPRDPASHLTRRRHSTSLIFLTNQTSLVSSSPFRERLGSNRLPEKPRPRSGSKVMDRGRVSPASEAVLPLALEQQQQDHFETNEDSANMELTKLKSNATNAEILEAMKHPQTGVGFLTQHPSLPSQTFVSADAVQWLSNNTEGGVTVESAINTIKGMIQETLICHASGDFSKPFILGFYLYHIVQDKENQKAADYSPPLGDLQSFENEWVEVEMKAPKGWCEPTTAATTTTTSTTTTTSTTTTTTTTTSTTTTTTTTSTTTTTTTTTTTTSTTTTTSTTTTAAAAAVAAAAAAAAAAAAAAAAATTTTTTTTAATATATMTTTTPTIAAAAAAAVAAVAAATTTSTTTTTSTTTTNLPTVSSPISIPNYDTVDESNVPLFLRDDLDLTNFLEEKELNGPPYKHTHLDIDINNKSDRIEWGHLRYQSVYMIDHSYELVVQWVASSGSIVADLIFIWQRKAQMCGIQMVPIPSDLLALPFTLKSDPLRGPIFIPLDTECLMGNKKYLFEEFREDTYAQRLFLFQEAILRRFGFIPCLIENSEDDHQYVHVTGNAFILVPSTKSIRPRQRTGTNIVRRSTGQKRYPVHPEQPSPHEAYITRHVSGKSKDDYNVDRRMGFLWSWNHMISRKWKSLSTSAGDELFQKKIIQDFKHFCSNGDNRLKKFWDSCWELKEKSCTRLKQ encoded by the exons ATGGTTTACCTTTTTATTCAAATGAGCTCAGAAATGTGGGATTTTGATATTCATGGTGatctttattttgaaaaagcaGTAAATGGATTTTTAGCAGATTTGTTtcaaaaatggaagaagaatgGTAGTAATCATGAAGTAACAATAGTTTTGTTTTCAAGAACATTTTATAATGCCACACGTTTAGAAGAATTTCCAAGTCATATGAAAGAGTGTTTACAACATGATTATAGAGGTCGATTTTATGAAGATTTTTATAGAGTAGCAGTACAGAATGAAAGATATGAAGATTGGAGTAATGTATTGGTACAATTACGTAAATTGTTTACTGATTATCAAAAGATTGTTTTGGAATATCATCAAAGACCAGATGTTAGTATGCCAAAAGCAGTAAATTCTACAGCAGCACAAGGAAATTTTTTAGAAGTCTTAAACATGTCATTAAATG tgTTTGAAAAACATTATCTTGACCGTAGTTTTGATAGAACAGGTCAATTGTCAGTTGTAATTACTCCAGGTGTAGGTGTATTTGAAGTTGATAGAGAATTGACAAATGTTACTAAACAAAGGGTTATTGATAATGGAGTAAACAGTGATTTAGTTTGTGTTGGAGAACAACCATTGCATGCAGTTCCTTTATTAAAG TTTCATAATAAAGATACATCTATAAATGCACCAGATGACTACAGTATGCCTCATTGGATTAATCTTAGTTTTTattcaacaaataaaaaaataccttATTCTACCTTTATACCACGCATAAAATTGCCTCAAAAGGTGTCAAAACATTCTATGGACAATGGTAGATTAAATTGTAAAACTAAGCTTTTACAAGAAGACCCTAGAGAATGCTTGCATAATTCTTTATTTGATTATGATGCTTATGATGCTCAAGTTTTTCAATTGCCACATGTTCATACTTCAAG tagTTTGCAAAGAGTTACTACAAGAACTAAAAAAACAAGTGTGGCATGTATTGAGACTCATAATAATGCTCACATATTAAAGCTTTTAAAACGTAAAATGTCAGATCCTGATATTCATCATCCACCACCTGAAACACATGCATTAATACCAGCAGCAGCAAGAAGTGCTGCAATCACCATACCCCATCGGAcagaaaatgttgaaaataacGATTCTAATGAGGAAGCAAATG tATCAAGAACATCTATCAAAAGTGATATAACCGATTCTGAAATATCACCACCATTCAGACCAGTTGTTGGAAGTGCTGGTAGTCCAACTAATTCAATTTCTCAACCTACAAATATAGTTAGACCTAGCAGAGCACTTATTAATCCTTTTGATCCTTCACATGTTACTATAAAATTGACTAGTAATAGACGCAGATGGAGTCATATTTTTCCTAAAG GTCCAACGGGTGTTTTGATACAACAACATCACTATCAAGCTATTCCCACACAGTCACATCCTGAACCCCAGAGTGATACTACTTCAACATTGAGTGGATCTCCTATGGAGCAGATTACAACTATTAGCAATCCACATCACATATCAAGATCAGCTTCTCAAATTGGATTTCAAGATC ataCAAAAGGGAAGTTTCAACGCATAAATTTGATAGGTGGAGATAGAGTGTCAAATACTAATTCATCTGGAACTAATAAGAGTTTAACTCTTTTATGGGGTGCCACTGGTGAGCAGGAGTGGACACCAGCACTTACAACAG gTGTTGATTGGAAGTCATTAACAATTCCAGCTTGTTTGCCTATTACTACAGATTATTTCCCAGATAAGAGGAGTTTACAAAATGATTATGTAGTTTCGGATTATAATCTGTTACCAGATGATGTAAATGCGGATTTTGCACAACAACGAGCGGTTTATAAAAAACCTTTAACTACTGCAGAAGTTTTTAAAGAGCTCGTTTCACAAAGATTGGCTCAA ggttttcaattaattttattaccacctattaataaaaatcaaagtaaTACACCTGGTAGTGGTACAAGTGCACCCATAAGTTCTGTAATGCGAGGAAGACAAACAGAATCTGAACCAAAAGAAGAATACTTGCTTAGCATTGGacgaatttttcataaaatatcacTTTATGGTAACTCTATAACAGTTACAAGATACAGGCCAAG GCATCCTTATCCACcatttaatatacattatcGATATAGATTTCATGCTCCTCATCATGATACATATGAAGTATCATGGGTATCTTTTACAACAGAAAaacttgaaaattataattggaACTATTTAGATCATTATATATGCACAAGAGGACATACTGATTTTGCTTTAGTAGAg aCACTTAAATATTGGAGGTTCAGAGTATTTTTGCTGCCAATGAACAATTTTGCAACTCGGAAAATTTTAGAAGGTTCATCAAagtgtgatatatatacaccagCTTCTGCAGCTGAGCAAGCTTCTCTTATGGATGgatttttacgttttatagAAGGATGGTTGAATAAAATACGACGTCCGCATCCTAATAAAAACTGg CATGCTATGTTTCAGAGTCCCACAGTTCTAAATGGTGTTCCTCCAAGAGACCCTGCCTCTCATTTGACCAGACGCAGGCACAGCACGAGCCTAATATTCCTCACTAACCAG ACCAGTCTAGTCAGCAGCTCTCCCTTTAGAGAACGACTTGGAAGCAACCGTCTACCAGAGAAACCACGACCAAG ATCTGGTTCAAAAGTAATGGACAGAGGAAGAGTATCCCCTGCAAGTGAAGCAGTTCTTCCTCTTGCTTTggagcaacaacaacaagatcACTTTGAAACTAATGAGGATag TGCTAACATGGAATTAACAAAGTTGAAAAGCAATGCTACAAATGCAGAAATTTTGGAAGCTATGAAACATCCACAAACTGGAGTAGGATTTCTTACACAACATCCATCTTTACCAAGTCAAACTTTTGTTAGTGCAGATGCAGTTCAATGGCTAAGTAATAATACAGAAGGTGGTGTTACTGTAGAAAGTGCCATCAATACTATAAAA GGAATGATTCAAGAAACGCTTATTTGTCATGCATCTGGAGATTTTTCTAAACCTTTTATATTAGGATTTTATTTGTATCATATAGTTCAAGATAAGGAAAACCAAAAAG CTGCAGATTATTCACCACCTTTGGGTGACCTACAAAGTTTTGAAAATGAGTGGGTGGAAGTTGAAATGAAAGCTCCCAAAGGTTGGTGTGAACCaactactgctgctactactaccactactagtactactactactactagtactactactactactactactactactagtactactactactactactactactagtactactactactactactactactactactactactagtactactactactactagtactactactactgctgctgctgctgctgttgctgctgctgctgctgctgctgctgctgctgctgctgctgctgctgctgctactactactactactactactactgctgctactgctactgctactatgactactactactcctactattgctgctgctgctgctgctgctgttgctgctgttgctgctgctactactacttctactactactactacttctactactactactaatttACCAACAGTATCATCTCCTATATCTATACCCAATTATGATACTGTTGATGAATCGAATGTACCACTATTTTTAAGGGATGACCTAgatttaacaaatttcttggaggaaaaagaattgaatg GACCAccatataaacacacacatctaGATATTGACATCAATAACAAAAGTGATAGAATAGAGTGGGGGCATCTTAGGTATCAATCTGTATATATGATCGATCATTCTTACGAACTTGTAGTGCAATGGGTAGCTTCGTCTGGTAGTATTGTAGCTGATCTT ATATTCATCTGGCAACGCAAGGCTCAAATGTGCGGGATTCAAATGGTACCAATTCCAAGTGATTTGTTAGCCTTACCATTTACTCTAAAGAGTGATCCTTTAAGAGGTCCTATCTTTATACCACTCGATACAGAATGTCTtatgggaaataaaaaatatctatttgaaG aATTTCGTGAAGATACGTATGCTCAGAGATTATTCTTATTCCAAGAGGCCATATTACGGAGATTTGGTTTCATACCATGTTTGATTGAAAATTCTGAAGATGATCATCAATACGTTCATGTGACTGGAAATGCTTTTATACTTGTACCATCCACAAAAAGTATCAGGCCACGTCAACGTACTGGCACGAATATAGTAAGACGAAGTACGGGACAAAAAAGATACCCAGTACATCCGGAACAACCAAGTCCACATGAAGCATATATCACGCGTCATGTTAGTGGGAAAAGTAAAGATGATTATAATGTAGATAGGCGA atGGGATTTCTTTGGTCATGGAATCATATGATTAGCCGAAAGTGGAAATCGTTATCCACTTCAGCTGGCgatgaattatttcaaaaaaaaattattcaagattttaaacatttttgcTCAAACGGAGATAATAGGTTGAAGAAATTTTGGGATTCTTGTTGggagttgaaagaaaaaagttgtacACGTTTAAAGCAGTGA